The window GACACCGGCATCTCCTCCAAGGCCATGGGCATCATGAACTCCTTCGTCAACGACATCTTCGAGCGCATCGCAGGGGAAGCCTCCCGCCTGGCTCACTACAACAAGCGCTCCACCATCACCTCCCGGGAGATCCAGACCGCCGTGCGCCTGCTGCTGCCCGGAGAGCTGGCCAAGCACGCCGTCTCCGAGGGCACCAAGGCCGTCACTAAGTACACCAGCGCCAAGTGAGCGCCCCCCGCTCTCCGGACCCAAAGgctcttctcagagcccccaccctGTCTCCAGCGGAGCTGCTCCCGTGTCTCCCCGTTCTCACAGTGGCTGCGGTTTCCTCACTGTCGGCTAGATGAGATGCGGTACCGCTAGTGGAAGTTACAATACAAGCTTTCctgctccatgcccattcactactcccatcatcctcctccatgcccattcactgctcccatcctcctcctccatgcccattcactgctcccatcctcctcctccatgcccattcactgctcccatcctcctcctccatgcccattcactgctccaatgtGTGGCGCTCCTTGGGGACAGGCTGTGCGGCCGCTCAGGACAGGAGGACGAGGCTCCGCTCCTACGGGCACATAACGGCTGAGGGGTCCAGAGCTCTGCTCCTATTGGCGGGGAGAGCTCAGGATCTCGTCGCTCATTTGAATTTCCCGCCTATAGTTGAGCTGCTGATCTACAGGAGGAGCCGGTCATGTGACCCGTACCAGCGCCGCTCATTGGCGTCTTTGTCTCTGCAGCTCGCATTAACCCCTCAGTCTCCGAGCACCGCTCGGGCAGGAGCGGTGGAGAACACCCGGGGCTCGGGATTTACATTACTGGGGCTTTCTGTATTGTAGACCCCCGGCTGTACTGAGCACAGGGCGCCGCTGATCTCGGACAATTGTCCGGCTCTCCGCCCCCTGATGTGCGGGCGGTGTTAACCCCTCAGTGGCTGAGCGCAGAAGGAGTTGTAGCTTCTCCCCGGGAAGATGTGGGCGGCTCTGAGAAGAGCCTTTGTGCTGTGAGGACGGAGGCAGCATTAACCCCCGAAGCCGTAGAGAGTGCGGCCCTGGCGCTTGAGCGCGTAGACCACGTCCATGGCGGTGACGGTCTTCCTCTTGGCGTGCTCGGTGTAGGTGACGGCGTCCCGGATGACGTTCTCCAGGAAGACTTTCAGCACCCCGCGGGTCTCCTCATAGATGAGGCCGGAGATGCGCTTGACGCCTCCCCTGCGAGCTAGACGGCGGATGGCAGGCTTGGTGATGCCCTGGATGTTATCGCGGAGCACCTTCCTGTGCCGCTTGGCGCCGCCTTTCCCGAGCCCTTTCCCTCCTTTACCGCGACCAGACATCTTCTAGGTGTGAGCAGAAAGCAGTGACTGCTCAGCCCGGAGCCCTCCTTTATATGGAGCATGGGCGGACCTGGAGGAGAACTGCACGGAGAGGCTGGGGGCGGGGCTGTTCCTGAACTCCAGGCCCCGCCCTCCAACTCTGATTGGCTGAACTCAGAAGTGCTGGTGGTTTTCATTTTCCAGCCCCCGTATTACCAGCCTGTAAATTACATTATATTAAAGATTAAAGCCTCTATAATATATTATCAACCTCAACAttatagcctccacattatataccAGCCTCCAtaccagtggcgttgcgaggggggtgcggggggtgcgggccgcacagggccggcgcttccatagaggcaggggggggctctctccctccccctgtgctgctgccgctgcctccgccaatgagaagagggattggaggaggaggggaggggctgtggccactgcgccaccaatgaagaaaactgacctgtaatacaaatacaggaggcgggtgccggaatcaaatagccggcacccgacctctatgacagggagcggcacctgaagAGTTAACTGtcactgatcgcagccccctatcatagaggtcgggtgccggctatttcattccggcacccgcctcctgtatttgtattaacattgagtgcgcgcccccccccccagtataataaacattttgtgcacccccccccagtataattaacattttgtgcacccccccccagtataattaacattttgtgcaccccccccccccccccagtataataaacattggtggcgcagtgggaagtgccaatgagggttaaaaaaataaataaaaaatgaactcacctcctccagttgatcgcatagctgccggtctcctgttctatcttcaggacctgtggtgacgtcactgagctaatcacatggtccattaccatggtgatggatcatatgatgtaccatgtgatgacc of the Bufo gargarizans isolate SCDJY-AF-19 unplaced genomic scaffold, ASM1485885v1 original_scaffold_920_pilon, whole genome shotgun sequence genome contains:
- the LOC122924229 gene encoding histone H2B 1.1, encoding MPEPAKSAPAPKKGSKKAVTKVQKKDGKKRRKSRKESYAIYVYKVLKQVHPDTGISSKAMGIMNSFVNDIFERIAGEASRLAHYNKRSTITSREIQTAVRLLLPGELAKHAVSEGTKAVTKYTSAK